The following coding sequences lie in one Takifugu rubripes chromosome 8, fTakRub1.2, whole genome shotgun sequence genomic window:
- the mdh1b gene encoding putative malate dehydrogenase 1B, with product MAMFVLSGKINCPYYAKAELLADKLQNYLPNFRIRKISIPSEKWKEWLEDICRKNGWKHKESPLIWREIVHQGGKGLLLGGFSDFLEHCQIYYNVTSDMPADIMVQIAEENLEAHKQLLAEAQHRANLVRHIWISSALSSTSQFLMSSLISADVFPNISTIDVHLLDLDGDEEVLHHLKNELEHQALHLLHQVTIHTDLEQAFQKADVIILLDEPWCDDIATVDERELKKQKIDAISERYREYGRLIDTQTKKEVKVIVSGESFVNLRCSLLLDYTHSIHSHQIVALATQLENEARAIVAKKLNVRPADVRDVIVWGNISGSFYVDLQKTKVFNYDGPVKGPEFFSLPAQNIINDRTWIETDFQELVRSRRAAVVSRMNRTTAMSCSHGILTVLKAWNGLGAGNEVFSLGVLCSGYHDLPDGVVLSVPLTFTDGKWSALSDVTIGVDLKERLQHSANEIGQFLTAKSNKDCSR from the exons ATGGCAATGTTTGTCCTTTCTG GCAAAATAAACTGTCCATATTATGCCAAAGCGGAATTATTAGCAGACAAACTGCAAAATTATCTTCCAAACTTCAGGATTCGAAAAATCTCAATCCCATCAGAGAAATGGAAG GAATGGCTGGAGGACATTTGCAGGAAAAATGGCTGGAAGCACAAGGAGTCCCCTTTAATTTGGAGGGAAATCGTACACCAAGGAGGCAAAGGATTACTTTTAGGAGGCTTCAGTGACTTTTTAGAACattgtcag ATATACTACAATGTTACTTCAGACATGCCCGCAGACATCATGGTGCAAATTGCAGAGGAGAATTTAGAAGCCCACAAACAGCTCTTAGCAGAGGCGCAGCATCGTGCCAATCTTGTTAGACACATATGGATTAGCAG TGCTCTCAGTTCAACCTCCCAGTTCCTTATGAGTAGTCTGATTTCTGCTGACGTGTTCCCCAATATTTCCACAATTGATGTCCATCTATTGGACcttgatggtgatgaagaggtATTGCATCACCTGAAGAATGAGTTGGAGCACCAGGCACTGCATCTGCTTCATCAA GTGACCATTCACACAGATCTGGAACAGGCCTTCCAGAAAGCAGATGTCATTATTTTGTTGGATGAGCCGTGGTGTGATGATATAGCTACAGTGGATGAGAGAGAATTGAAGAAGCAAAAAATAGACGCAATCTCTGAGAGATACAGAGAATATGGACGGCTGATTGACACACAAACCAAGAAGGAGGTGAAGGTGATTGTTTCTGGGGAGTCATTTGTCAACCTCAGATGCTCGCTTCTTTTGGACTACACACACTCGATTCACAGTCACCAGATTGTTGCTTTGGCGACTCAGCTTGAGAATGAAGCCAGGGCCATTGTTGCAAAGAAACTTAATGTGAGACCGGCAG atGTACGCGATGTCATTGTGTGGGGAAACATCAGCGGTAGTTTTTATGTCGACCTTCAGAAGACTAAAGTGTTCAACTATGATGGGCCAGTTAAAGGACCGGAATTCTTCTCCCTGCCAGCACAAAATATTATAAATGACAG GACATGGATAGAAACAGACTTTCAAGAGTTGGTACGCAGTCGGCGTGCGGCTGTAGTTTCGAGGATGAACCGAACGACTGCCATGTCATGCAGCCATGGCATCCTCACTGTCCTGAAGGCTTGGAACGGCCTTGGTGCTGGAAATGAGGTGTTTTCCTTGGGTGTGCTTTGCTCAG GTTACCATGACCTCCCAGATGGCGTTGTGCTTTCAGTTCCACTTACCTTCACAGATGGGAAATGGTCCGCACTGTCTGATGTGACCATTGGAGTGGACCTGAAGGAGAGGCTTCAACATTCTGCAAATGAAATTGGGCAGTTTTTAACGGCAAAAAGCAACAAAGACTGCAGCAGATAA
- the fastkd2 gene encoding FAST kinase domain-containing protein 2, mitochondrial isoform X1 yields MFYLVTQRVLSRDLRLFIRRSISKQWGFTVINWSKYASFRSQWLTHNFNKKLPTVGRLASSTRFFSEDRIPSIDLEEEDEGHQLPSVVQTYQTASVQSRRISPFLKQLKHCGSPSDVLDLTCKYAPTPRQVSNCLTQMWFTTKKMSEDQRRYELQLMFNHPAFDRLLQSSIKAVGHLNTEAIAYSLLSMVNLGVPQRSRVVQTFLRHCQEKLNDFDEKGLSILASCLVHMEENANVAALKEGMRMMVEMRLPEIKSVLALQTMMRVLGKDTPLDLKRKLEVKVLSMTDQFTLPNTQYMISTMATMGFYSKPLLDICSKKMIENLHGIPFNRLLPVLLSCRELYYRDLDLLNGISDYVASLIDVWTNKQLLLLLSAFESLAFCPDALMKALTEKIIGNPGALTLKDILCVLKVYSSLNYDLKHQRQLFLDGVTQALCSYLPMIPTFELLRSVYYLSVLGCFPSAPLQQLMNEDSINQLKATAPRIFQNQENMLRTVDLCLRLDAPALPVPLILPSFLLGETTSRCEPSVKPWLSHSLKSLLEEQENAILQEMLLVENFYLIDAVIIKPSLSQSSAHDSSAGDELSPAASSQRIALISSSNACCYGTSRPRGPLAVMIRHLKILGYDCVLMMDQELESMSEQHRLDFLRTCIFPESRRPEESLTE; encoded by the exons ATGTTTTACTTGGTGACACAGAGAGTTTTGAGTCGGGATCTGCGGTTGTTTATCCGCAGGTCTATTTCAAAACAGTGGGGTTTCACGGTAATAAATTGGAGTAAATACGCATCTTTCCGAAGTCAATGGCTCACACATAATTTCAACAAAAAGCTTCCTACTGTGGGAAGACTTGCGAGTTCTACGAGGTTTTTCTCAGAGGATAGGATTCCTAGCATTGAtttagaagaagaagacgagggaCATCAACTGCCTTCTGTAGTCCAAACATATCAGACAGCATCAGTGCAAAGTCGGAGAATTTCCCCATTCTTGAAACAGCTGAAACACTGCGGCTCCCCATCAGATGTGTTGGACCTCACCTGTAAATATGCCCCTACACCACGACAGGTCAGCAACTGTCTGACCCAAATGTGGTTCACCACAAAGAAGATGTCAGAGGACCAGAGACGCTATGAGCTGCAGTTGATGTTTAATCATCCTGCATTTGACAGACTGTTGCAGAGCTCGATAAAGGCTGTGGGACACTTAAACACCGAGGCTATCGCTTATTCCCTTTTATCTATGGTCAATCTCGGAGTCCCACAAAGAAGTCGCGTGGTGCAAACTTTCCTTCGACATTGTCAG GAGAAACTGAATGACTTTGATGAGAAGGGCCTGTCAATATTAGCCTCTTGCCTGGTACATATGGAGGAGAATGCCAATGTTGCTGCACTGAAAGAAGGCATGAG GATGATGGTTGAGATGCGTCTTCCTGAGATCAAAAGTGTCTTGGCCCTCCAGACCATGATGCGCGTGTTGGGAAAAGATACACCGTTAGACCTCAAACGCAAACTGGAG GTAAAGGTTTTATCAATGACTGACCAGTTCACCCTCCCCAATACTCAGTACATGATCTCTACTATGGCCACAATGGGCTTTTACTCCAAACCACTGTTGGATATTTGCAGTAAAAAAATGATAg aaaatctTCATGGAATCCCCTTCAACAGATTGTTACCAGTTTTACTGTCCTGCAGGGAGCTGTACTATAGAGACTTGGACCTGCTGAATGGCATCTCAGATTATGTTGCCTCTTTAATAGATGTATGGACCAATAAACAG TTGCTCCTTCTTCTGTCTGCATTTGAAAGCCTCGCTTTCTGTCCCGACGCTTTAATGAAGGCATTGACTGAGAAGATCATTGGCAACCCAGGTGCACTGACCCTGAAAGACATTCTCTGTGTCCTCAAGGTGTACTCATCCCTCAACTATGATCTGAAACACCAAAGACAACT TTTTTTAGATGGTGTTACACAGGCCCTTTGCTCTTATCTGCCCATGATACCCACATTTGAGCTACTGAGGTCAGTTTATTACCTGAGTGTTCTTGGATGCTTCCCTTCTGCTCCACTTCAGCAACTTATGAATGAAGATAGCATAAATCAGTTAAAGGCTACAG CTCCCCGAATTTTCCAAAATCAGGAAAACATGTTGCGGACAGTGGACTTGTGCCTCCGGCTGGACGCTCCTGCACTTCCTGTGCCCTTGattcttccttcatttctgctgGGTGAAACAACCTCCAGATGTGAACCATCAGTCAAGCCATGGCTGTCCCACAGCCTGAAGAGCTTATtagaagagcaggaaaatgcAATTCTACAGGAAATGCTACTGGTGGAGAACTTTTACCTCATAG ATGCTGTGATAATCAAACCTTCACTGAGCCAAAGCTCTGCACATGATTCGAGTGCTGGAGATGAGCTTTCTCCAGCAGCAAGCAGTCAAAG AATTGCTCTAATTTCCTCCTCAAACGCCTGCTGTTACGGCACGTCCAGACCTCGAGGGCCCCTCGCTGTCATGATTCGCCATTTGAAAATTCTGGGCTATGATTGTGTCCTG ATGATGGATCAGGAGTTAGAGTCGATGTCTGAGCAACACAGGCTGGACTTTCTGAGGACCTGCATTTTCCCAGAGTCCCGCAGGCCAGAAGAATCCCTCACAGAGTGA
- the fastkd2 gene encoding FAST kinase domain-containing protein 2, mitochondrial isoform X2 — translation MCWTSPVNMPLHHDRLLQSSIKAVGHLNTEAIAYSLLSMVNLGVPQRSRVVQTFLRHCQEKLNDFDEKGLSILASCLVHMEENANVAALKEGMRMMVEMRLPEIKSVLALQTMMRVLGKDTPLDLKRKLEVKVLSMTDQFTLPNTQYMISTMATMGFYSKPLLDICSKKMIENLHGIPFNRLLPVLLSCRELYYRDLDLLNGISDYVASLIDVWTNKQLLLLLSAFESLAFCPDALMKALTEKIIGNPGALTLKDILCVLKVYSSLNYDLKHQRQLFLDGVTQALCSYLPMIPTFELLRSVYYLSVLGCFPSAPLQQLMNEDSINQLKATAPRIFQNQENMLRTVDLCLRLDAPALPVPLILPSFLLGETTSRCEPSVKPWLSHSLKSLLEEQENAILQEMLLVENFYLIDAVIIKPSLSQSSAHDSSAGDELSPAASSQRIALISSSNACCYGTSRPRGPLAVMIRHLKILGYDCVLMMDQELESMSEQHRLDFLRTCIFPESRRPEESLTE, via the exons ATGTGTTGGACCTCACCTGTAAATATGCCCCTACACCACGACAG ACTGTTGCAGAGCTCGATAAAGGCTGTGGGACACTTAAACACCGAGGCTATCGCTTATTCCCTTTTATCTATGGTCAATCTCGGAGTCCCACAAAGAAGTCGCGTGGTGCAAACTTTCCTTCGACATTGTCAG GAGAAACTGAATGACTTTGATGAGAAGGGCCTGTCAATATTAGCCTCTTGCCTGGTACATATGGAGGAGAATGCCAATGTTGCTGCACTGAAAGAAGGCATGAG GATGATGGTTGAGATGCGTCTTCCTGAGATCAAAAGTGTCTTGGCCCTCCAGACCATGATGCGCGTGTTGGGAAAAGATACACCGTTAGACCTCAAACGCAAACTGGAG GTAAAGGTTTTATCAATGACTGACCAGTTCACCCTCCCCAATACTCAGTACATGATCTCTACTATGGCCACAATGGGCTTTTACTCCAAACCACTGTTGGATATTTGCAGTAAAAAAATGATAg aaaatctTCATGGAATCCCCTTCAACAGATTGTTACCAGTTTTACTGTCCTGCAGGGAGCTGTACTATAGAGACTTGGACCTGCTGAATGGCATCTCAGATTATGTTGCCTCTTTAATAGATGTATGGACCAATAAACAG TTGCTCCTTCTTCTGTCTGCATTTGAAAGCCTCGCTTTCTGTCCCGACGCTTTAATGAAGGCATTGACTGAGAAGATCATTGGCAACCCAGGTGCACTGACCCTGAAAGACATTCTCTGTGTCCTCAAGGTGTACTCATCCCTCAACTATGATCTGAAACACCAAAGACAACT TTTTTTAGATGGTGTTACACAGGCCCTTTGCTCTTATCTGCCCATGATACCCACATTTGAGCTACTGAGGTCAGTTTATTACCTGAGTGTTCTTGGATGCTTCCCTTCTGCTCCACTTCAGCAACTTATGAATGAAGATAGCATAAATCAGTTAAAGGCTACAG CTCCCCGAATTTTCCAAAATCAGGAAAACATGTTGCGGACAGTGGACTTGTGCCTCCGGCTGGACGCTCCTGCACTTCCTGTGCCCTTGattcttccttcatttctgctgGGTGAAACAACCTCCAGATGTGAACCATCAGTCAAGCCATGGCTGTCCCACAGCCTGAAGAGCTTATtagaagagcaggaaaatgcAATTCTACAGGAAATGCTACTGGTGGAGAACTTTTACCTCATAG ATGCTGTGATAATCAAACCTTCACTGAGCCAAAGCTCTGCACATGATTCGAGTGCTGGAGATGAGCTTTCTCCAGCAGCAAGCAGTCAAAG AATTGCTCTAATTTCCTCCTCAAACGCCTGCTGTTACGGCACGTCCAGACCTCGAGGGCCCCTCGCTGTCATGATTCGCCATTTGAAAATTCTGGGCTATGATTGTGTCCTG ATGATGGATCAGGAGTTAGAGTCGATGTCTGAGCAACACAGGCTGGACTTTCTGAGGACCTGCATTTTCCCAGAGTCCCGCAGGCCAGAAGAATCCCTCACAGAGTGA
- the si:dkey-1h24.6 gene encoding CD28 molecule isoform X1, which produces MVHKMSAWWGFVFLVGCKILQTSQHTCSDRLNTVCVPVGGNVNVPCPNSSAEDIKFSLFKDGECVHHHTQISGATTPNQNTSTNPVGVEYPSANSPNFTITGVNASSHGIYTCEVTEMFPPPLMTLYSDLRILVLIEGHQCSAKDKNPTIRENQTCGCGWMWIFALVIGSYSVTVTIGAIIIWVKWRREDSQSDYINTISKTTRYNKRKLHIPTMHYFYAPN; this is translated from the exons ATGGTGCACAAGATGAGTGCTTGGTGGGGGTTTGTGTTCCTTGTGGGTTGCAAGATACTTCAAACCTCTCAGCACACCTGCAGTG ACAGGTTGAACACTGTCTGTGTGCCCGTTGGTGGCAACGTGAATGTCCCCTGTCCAAATTCTTCTGCCGAAGACATCAAATTCAGCCTTTTCAAGGATGGAGAATGTGTTCATCACCACACGCAGATCAGTGGGGCTACTACcccaaaccaaaacacaagTACCAACCCAGTGGGTGTGGAATACCCCAGTGCAAACTCACCCAACTTCACCATCACAGGGGTCAACGCCAGCAGTCACGGCATCTACACATGTGAGGTCACTGAAATGTTTCCTCCACCTCTGATGACACTTTACAGTGATTTAAGAATCCTGGTGCTCATAGAAG GACACCAATGCAGTGCCAAGGACAAGAACCCAACGATAAGGGAAAATCAAACCTGTGGTTGTGGCTGGATGTGGATTTTTGCACTGGTGATAGGCAGTTATAGTGTCACTGTCACCATTGGTGCAATCATCATCTGG GTCAAGTGGAGGAGAGAAGATTCCCAGTCTGACTACATCAACACCATTTCCAAAACAACCCGCTACAACAAAAGAAAGCTTCACATACCGACAATGCATTACTTCTATGCCCCAAATTGA
- the si:dkey-1h24.6 gene encoding CD28 molecule (The RefSeq protein has 1 substitution compared to this genomic sequence) — translation MLEANEAIWLYSFRDKKSIGGYENANRKDRLNTVCVPVGGNVNVPCPNSSAEDIKFSLFKDGECVHHHTQISGATTPNQNTSTNPVGVEYPSANSPNFTITGVNASSHGIYTCEVTEMFPPPLMTLYSDLRILVLIEGHQCSAKDKNPTIRENQTCGCGWMWIFALVIGSYSVTVTIGAIIIWVKWRREDSQSDYINTISKTTRYNKRKLHIPTMHYFYAPN, via the exons ATGTTGGAAGCTAATGAAGCCATCTGGTTATACAGTTTTCGTGATAAGAAGTCTATAGGTGGGTATGAAAATGCCAACAGGAAAA ACAGGTTGAACACTGTCTGTGTGCCCGTTGGTGGCAACGTGAATGTCCCCTGTCCAAATTCTTCTGCCGAAGACATCAAATTCAGCCTTTTCAAGGATGGAGAATGTGTTCATCACCACACGCAGATCAGTGGGGCTACTACcccaaaccaaaacacaagTACCAACCCAGTGGGTGTGGAATACCCCAGTGCAAACTCACCCAACTTCACCATCACAGGGGTCAACGCCAGCAGTCACGGCATCTACACATGTGAGGTCACTGAAATGTTTCCTCCACCTCTGATGACACTTTACAGTGATTTAAGAATCCTGGTGCTCATAGAAG GACACCAATGCAGTGCCAAGGACAAGAACCCAACGATAAGGGAAAATCAAACCTGTGGTTGTGGCTGGATGTGGATTTTTGCACTGGTGATAGGCAGTTATAGTGTCACTGTCACCATTGGTGCAATCATCATCTGG GTCAAGTGGAGGAGAGAAGATTCCCAGTCTGACTACATCAACACCATTTCCAAAACAACCCGCTACAACAAAAGAAAGCTTCACATACCGACAATGCATTACTTCTATGCCCCAAATTGA
- the LOC115250805 gene encoding uncharacterized protein yields MQTLGVSLNEKFPTKLWRLINDSKINTIIWNHQGDGIIINGNLIENDFLSSNGFKTSKFSSFTRQLNLYGFRKSQRLNRDNIHHYFHPNFQRNQPELLPLLRRSAPKSRPGVTLDLRKKDVNERWRDRRNLDDTRDNAKDATPHNGASVLSLLPSGVDFLYHTLNANRESAVNTVQIPAQQSGEREELQVSLPRQLPNLIPEAEVRSPASEPLHDIVPGDWIMVKVLSTRKRNGWKGPHQVLQASHTSVMIAEGATWLDTSQFKSLLNNSSSSTDSEAHFNGAHCCY; encoded by the exons atgcaaacactgggAGTTTCACTGAATGAAAAATTCCCTACAAAGTTGTGGCGATTGATCAATGACAGCAAAATTAATACCATCATCTGGAACCACCAAGGAGACGGAATCATCATCAATGGGAATTTAATAGAAAATGACTTCTTGTCTTCAAATGGCTTCAAAACCTCCAAATTCTCAAGTTTTACACGACAGCTAAATTTGTATGGCTTCAGGAAATCCCAGCGTTTAAATAGAGACAACATTCATCATTATTTCCACCCCAACTTCCAAAGAAACCAACCGgaacttcttccccttctgaGGAGATCTGCTCCAAAATCGAGACCCGGTGTGACCCTTGACCTCAGAAAGAAAGATGTGaatgagaggtggagggaccGTCGCAATCTGGATGATACGCGCGATAATGCCAAAGATGCAACTCCGCACAATGGTGCATCTGTGTTGTCATTACTACCTTCTGGAGTTGACTTTTTGTACCACACATTAAATGCAAACAGGGAATCTGCAGTGAACACAGTCCAGATTCCAGCTCAACAGTCCGGAGAAAGGGAAGAATTGCAGGTGTCGTTACCAAGGCAACTCCCAAACCTAATTCCAGAG GCAGAGGTCCGATCGCCTGCATCCGAACCGCTGCATGACATTGTTCCAGGTGACTGGATCATGGTGAAGGTTCTGAGCACCAGGAAAAGGAATGGCTGGAAGGGTCCACACCAGGTGCTACAAGCTTCTCACACAAGTGTGATGATCGCTGAAGGAGCAACGTGGTTGGATACCAGCCAATTTAAGAGCTTGCTGAATAATAGTTCTTCAAGTACAGACAGTGAAGCACATTTTAACGGAGCccattgttgttattag
- the LOC105416765 gene encoding protein fantom-like, which yields MPLIRGMQHYRYLHAYSREELEDCFVRLQEENLRLKENANKKDDEMKTLGTKLRKMANDQSHLAQIITGRGQLGLVDKQMNIAVEDLQQKVQRLQRQNEELKQREHIARQQHCLNNGRSLVYSGHKKLQNNNFSCYPKAPKNVKRLGGGGKYPPSLLEEARAEICSLKEKNLLQQSHIKEMEGALERLQDKLKEKEAEYEKKVMQIQQEETSKIWSNVENNVTMTKLQKQMTDKSNTVAELQQRLLQLQESQSTLKESYQTAVRQMNDLLAQLNDEKKRSSQLEKQLQVPIMDNDRVQGLQQQLTQLKEERDLLRERVSNLQKSTCAACKAQKLQLQEQQLQVTQLQTALKAELVDKKAILNKIKSEEETNEELTAEIRKLKIECQKKQQKLEELNSHLSCYTEEGEYSAHELNEALQLVKKRKNPTELQTAGIVEMEDRAKAMQEVKDAHDKTMQELQKSKNILSVERINCKDYKMKLEDVTRRRNKDHARYEQKLKQQEKLLDAREAKINQLETQSRQFGTTTHTVQSEDNRERSSCEESVHLECGENLTELQIVGVRLSPSALKLLDECEPTTFCTYSFFRFDNHITPVVRGQNPKYSFTSKYIVKMDDDFLEYISSCSVLVELHQRLVGCDWRTVATTHLPLQPLFEHDGKVQGSVPLVGVSDEAPAFGSLDYCIKLKLPVTEESSEQSSTVSA from the exons ATGCCACTAATAAGAGGAATGCAGCATTACAGATATCTTCATGCTTATAGCAG GGAGGAGTTGGAGGATTGTTTTGTGCGCCTGCAGGAAGAGAACCTGCGCCTCAAAGAAAATGCTAACAAAAAAGATGATGAGATGAAGACGCTGGGCACCAAGTTAAGGAAGATGGCAAATGACCAGAGTCATTTGGCACAAATTATAACAGGCAGGGGCCAGCTTGGGTTGGTAGATAAGCAAATGAACATAGCGGTGGAGGATCTGCAGCAGAAAGTGCAGAGACTGCAGAGGCAGAACGAGGAGCTTAAACAACGCGAACATATAGCCAGACAGCAACACTGTCTGAACAATGGGAGAAGTTTGGTTTATTCTGGACACAAGAAGTTGCAAAATAACAATTTCTCTTGCTATCCAAAAGCACCAAAAAATGTCAAGAGactgggagggggaggaaaataTCCACCTAGCCTGCTGGAGGAGGCAAGGGCAGAAATCTGTAGCTTAAAAGAAaagaacctgctgcagcagagccacaTTAAAGAGATGGAAGGTGCTTTGGAGCGACTACAGGACAaactgaaggaaaaggaggCAGAGTATGAGAAGAAAGTCATGCAGATTCAACAAGAAGAAACCTCTAAAATCTGGTCAAATGTTGAAAACAACGTGACAATGACCAAACTACAAAAACAGATGACTGACAAATCCAACACTGTGGCTGAGTTGCAACAAAGATTGTTGCAACTGCAGGAGAGTCAGAGTACATTAAAGGAAAGTTACCAAACAGCAGTCAGGCAAATGAATGACCTATTAGCTCAGctaaatgatgaaaagaaaaggagttCACAGTTGGAGAAACAACTTCAGGTTCCCATCATGGACAATGACAGGGTACaagggctacagcagcagctcactCAGCTCAAAGAGGAGCGGGACCTGCTCAGAGAGAGGGTATCCAATCTACAAAAAAGTACCTGTGCTGCCTGTAAAGCACAGAAATTACAACTACAGGAGCAGCAGTTGCAGGTCACCCAGCTACAGACGGCGTTGAAGGCTGAACTTGTTGACAAAAAAGCCATCCTCAACAAGATTAAATCTGAGGAGGAGACCAATGAGGAACTGACGGCAGAAATAAGAAAACTAAAGATAGAATgtcagaagaagcagcagaaactggaagAGCTGAACAGTCATTTAAGCTGCTACACTGAGGAAGGTGAATATAGTGCACATGAACTTAACGAGGCACTGCAGCTTGTCAAAAAACGGAAGAATCCGACGGAGTTACAAACAGCTGGCATTGTTGAGATGGAAGACAGAGCAAAGGCCATGCAAGAAGTGAAAGATGCTCATGATAAGACaatgcaggagctgcagaagtcCAAGAACATCCTCAGTGTGGAGAGGATCAACTGCAAAGACTACAAGATGAAGCTGGAGGATGTGACTAGGAGGAGGAACAAGGACCATGCAAGGTATGAACAAAAActgaaacaacaggaaaaaCTGCTGGATGCAAGAGAAGCCAAAATCAACCAACTGGAAACTCAAAGTAGACAGTTTGGCACCACAACTCACACAGTCCAGTCAGAGGATAACAGAGAAAGGAGCTCATGTGAGGAATCTGTTCACCTGGAATGTGGAGAGAACCTCACAGAACTCCAGATAGTTGGTGTCAGACTATCTCCATCAgcgctgaagctcctggatgaatgtgaacccacaaccttctgtACATACAGTTTCTTCAGGTTTGACAATCACATTACACCAGTGGTGAGGGGGCAAAACCCTAAATACAGCTTCACATCCAAGTACATTGTAAAGATGGATGATGACTTTCTTGAGTACATCAGTAGTTGCTCTGTCTTAGTCGAGCTGCATCAGAGGCTTGTGGGCTGTGATTGGAGGACAGTGGCAACGACTCATCTTCCACTGCAGCCGCTATTTGAGCATGATGGGAAAGTTCAGGGAAGCGTGCCCCTGGTTGGTGTGTCTGATGAAGCTCCTGCATTTGGTTCCCTGGATTACTGCATCAAACTGAAGCTTCCTGTGACCGAGGAGTCATCAGAGCAAAGTTCGACTGTGTCTGCATAG